In the Gorilla gorilla gorilla isolate KB3781 chromosome 10, NHGRI_mGorGor1-v2.1_pri, whole genome shotgun sequence genome, one interval contains:
- the TWF1 gene encoding twinfilin-1 isoform X1 encodes MTRRGWRRSSHFLEPPAGAAGCTQRRSRELAAAAMSHQTGIQASEDVKEIFARARNGKYRLLKISIENEQLVIGSYSQPSDSWDKDYDSFVLPLLEDKQPCYILFRLDSQNAQGYEWIFIAWSPDHSHVRQKMLYAATRATLKKEFGGGHIKDEVFGTVKEDVSLHGYKKYLLSQSSPAPLTAAEEELRQIKINESPEDHIGVQTDVGVDTKHQTLQGVAFPISREAFQALEKLNNRQLNYVQLEIDIKNEIIILANTTNTELKDLPKRIPKDSARYHFFLYKHSHEGDYLESIVFIYSMPGYTCSIRERMLYSSCKSPLLEIVERQLQMDVIRKIEIDNGDELTADFLYEEVHPKQHAHKQSFAKPKGPAGKRGIRRLIRGPAETEATTD; translated from the exons ATGACGCGCCGGGGCTGGCGGAGGAGCAGCCACTTCCTGGAGCCGCCGGCCGGGGCCGCTGGCTGCACTCAGCGCCGGAGCCGGGAGCTAGCGGCTGCCGCCATGTCCCACCAGACCGGCATCCAAG CAAGTGAAGATGTTAAAGAGATCTTTGCCAGAGCCAGAAATGGAAAGTACAGACTTCTGAAAATATCTATTGAAAATG agCAACTTGTGATTGGATCATATAGTCAGCCTTCAGATTCCTGGGATAAGGATTATGATTCCTTTGTTTTACCCCTGTTGGAGGACAAACAACCATGCTATATATTATTCAGGTTAGATTCTCAGAATGCCCAGGGATATGAATGGATATTCATTGCATGGTCTCCAGATCATTCTCAT GTTCGTCAAAAAATGTTGTATGCAGCAACAAGAGCAACTCTGAAGAAGGAATTTGGAGGTGGCCACATTAAAGATGAAGTATTTGGAACAGTAAAG GAAGATGTATCATTACATGGATATAAAAAATACTTGCTGTCACAATCTTCCCCTGCCCCACTGACTGCAGCTGAGGAAGAATTACGACAGATTAAAATCAATGAG AGCCCAGAGGATCATATTGGG GTACAGACTGACGTGGGTGTGGACACTAAGCATCAAACACTACAAGGAGTAGCATTTCCCATTTCTCGAGAAGCCTTTCAGGCTTTGGAAAAATTGAATAACAGACAGCTCAACTATGTGCAGTTG gaaatagatataaaaaatgaaattataattttgGCCAACACAACAAATACAGAACTGAAAGATTTGCCAAAGAGGATTCCCAAGGATTCAGCTCGTTACcatttctttctgtataaacattcccaTGAAGGAGACTATTTAGAGTCCATAG tttttatttattcaatgccTGGATACACATGCAGTATAAGAGAGCGGATGCTGTATTCTAGCTGCAAGAGCCCTCTGCTAGAAATTGTAGAAAGACAACTACAAATGGATGTAATTAGAAAG ATCGAGATAGACAATGGGGATGAGTTGACTGCAGACTTCCTTTATGAAGAAGTACATCCCAAGCAGCATGCACACAAGCAAAGTTTTGCAAAACCAAAAGGTCCTGCAGGAAAAAGAGGAATTCGAAGACTAATTAGGGGCCCAGCGGAAACTGAAGCTACTACTGATTAA
- the TWF1 gene encoding twinfilin-1 isoform X2, with the protein MTRRGWRRSSHFLEPPAGAAGCTQRRSRELAAAAMSHQTGIQASEDVKEIFARARNGKYRLLKISIENEQLVIGSYSQPSDSWDKDYDSFVLPLLEDKQPCYILFRLDSQNAQGYEWIFIAWSPDHSHVRQKMLYAATRATLKKEFGGGHIKDEVFGTVKEDVSLHGYKKYLLSQSSPAPLTAAEEELRQIKINEVQTDVGVDTKHQTLQGVAFPISREAFQALEKLNNRQLNYVQLEIDIKNEIIILANTTNTELKDLPKRIPKDSARYHFFLYKHSHEGDYLESIVFIYSMPGYTCSIRERMLYSSCKSPLLEIVERQLQMDVIRKIEIDNGDELTADFLYEEVHPKQHAHKQSFAKPKGPAGKRGIRRLIRGPAETEATTD; encoded by the exons ATGACGCGCCGGGGCTGGCGGAGGAGCAGCCACTTCCTGGAGCCGCCGGCCGGGGCCGCTGGCTGCACTCAGCGCCGGAGCCGGGAGCTAGCGGCTGCCGCCATGTCCCACCAGACCGGCATCCAAG CAAGTGAAGATGTTAAAGAGATCTTTGCCAGAGCCAGAAATGGAAAGTACAGACTTCTGAAAATATCTATTGAAAATG agCAACTTGTGATTGGATCATATAGTCAGCCTTCAGATTCCTGGGATAAGGATTATGATTCCTTTGTTTTACCCCTGTTGGAGGACAAACAACCATGCTATATATTATTCAGGTTAGATTCTCAGAATGCCCAGGGATATGAATGGATATTCATTGCATGGTCTCCAGATCATTCTCAT GTTCGTCAAAAAATGTTGTATGCAGCAACAAGAGCAACTCTGAAGAAGGAATTTGGAGGTGGCCACATTAAAGATGAAGTATTTGGAACAGTAAAG GAAGATGTATCATTACATGGATATAAAAAATACTTGCTGTCACAATCTTCCCCTGCCCCACTGACTGCAGCTGAGGAAGAATTACGACAGATTAAAATCAATGAG GTACAGACTGACGTGGGTGTGGACACTAAGCATCAAACACTACAAGGAGTAGCATTTCCCATTTCTCGAGAAGCCTTTCAGGCTTTGGAAAAATTGAATAACAGACAGCTCAACTATGTGCAGTTG gaaatagatataaaaaatgaaattataattttgGCCAACACAACAAATACAGAACTGAAAGATTTGCCAAAGAGGATTCCCAAGGATTCAGCTCGTTACcatttctttctgtataaacattcccaTGAAGGAGACTATTTAGAGTCCATAG tttttatttattcaatgccTGGATACACATGCAGTATAAGAGAGCGGATGCTGTATTCTAGCTGCAAGAGCCCTCTGCTAGAAATTGTAGAAAGACAACTACAAATGGATGTAATTAGAAAG ATCGAGATAGACAATGGGGATGAGTTGACTGCAGACTTCCTTTATGAAGAAGTACATCCCAAGCAGCATGCACACAAGCAAAGTTTTGCAAAACCAAAAGGTCCTGCAGGAAAAAGAGGAATTCGAAGACTAATTAGGGGCCCAGCGGAAACTGAAGCTACTACTGATTAA
- the TWF1 gene encoding twinfilin-1 isoform X3, whose translation MLYAATRATLKKEFGGGHIKDEVFGTVKEDVSLHGYKKYLLSQSSPAPLTAAEEELRQIKINEVQTDVGVDTKHQTLQGVAFPISREAFQALEKLNNRQLNYVQLEIDIKNEIIILANTTNTELKDLPKRIPKDSARYHFFLYKHSHEGDYLESIVFIYSMPGYTCSIRERMLYSSCKSPLLEIVERQLQMDVIRKIEIDNGDELTADFLYEEVHPKQHAHKQSFAKPKGPAGKRGIRRLIRGPAETEATTD comes from the exons ATGTTGTATGCAGCAACAAGAGCAACTCTGAAGAAGGAATTTGGAGGTGGCCACATTAAAGATGAAGTATTTGGAACAGTAAAG GAAGATGTATCATTACATGGATATAAAAAATACTTGCTGTCACAATCTTCCCCTGCCCCACTGACTGCAGCTGAGGAAGAATTACGACAGATTAAAATCAATGAG GTACAGACTGACGTGGGTGTGGACACTAAGCATCAAACACTACAAGGAGTAGCATTTCCCATTTCTCGAGAAGCCTTTCAGGCTTTGGAAAAATTGAATAACAGACAGCTCAACTATGTGCAGTTG gaaatagatataaaaaatgaaattataattttgGCCAACACAACAAATACAGAACTGAAAGATTTGCCAAAGAGGATTCCCAAGGATTCAGCTCGTTACcatttctttctgtataaacattcccaTGAAGGAGACTATTTAGAGTCCATAG tttttatttattcaatgccTGGATACACATGCAGTATAAGAGAGCGGATGCTGTATTCTAGCTGCAAGAGCCCTCTGCTAGAAATTGTAGAAAGACAACTACAAATGGATGTAATTAGAAAG ATCGAGATAGACAATGGGGATGAGTTGACTGCAGACTTCCTTTATGAAGAAGTACATCCCAAGCAGCATGCACACAAGCAAAGTTTTGCAAAACCAAAAGGTCCTGCAGGAAAAAGAGGAATTCGAAGACTAATTAGGGGCCCAGCGGAAACTGAAGCTACTACTGATTAA